In Notolabrus celidotus isolate fNotCel1 chromosome 10, fNotCel1.pri, whole genome shotgun sequence, one DNA window encodes the following:
- the usp9 gene encoding ubiquitin specific peptidase 9 isoform X1 encodes MTATTRGSPVGGNDSQGQGQAPDAQSQPPLPQNQTSSPNSSNENSPVSPPDEQAQGDVPPQLEEEEPAFPHTDLAKLDDMINRPRWVVPVLPKGELEVLLEAAIDLSKKGLDVKCEACQRFFRDGLTISFTKILTDEAVSGWKFEIHRCIINNTHRLVELCVAKLSQDWFPLLELLAMATNPHCKFHIYNGTRPSETVPAGAQLADDELFARPPDPRSPKGWLVDLINKFGTLNGFQMLHDRFMSGQALNVQIIAALIKPFGQCYEFLTLHTVKKYFLPVIEMVPQFLENLTDEELKKEAKNEAKNDALSMIIKSLKNLASRVPGQEETVKNLEIFRLKMILRLLQISSFNGKMNALNEVNKVISSVSYYTHRHNPEEEEWLTAERMAEWIQQNHILSIVLRDSLHQPQYVEKLEKILRFVIKEKALTMQDLDNIWAAQAGKHEAIVKNVHDLLAKLAWDFSPEQLDHLFDCFKASWTNASKKQREKLLELIRRLAEDDKDGVMAHKVLNLLWNLAHSDDVPVDIMDQALSAHIKILDYSCSQDRDTQKIQWIDRFIEELRTNDKWVIPALKQIREICSLFGEAPQNLRKKMPINIQTSLEGQTQRSPHVFYRHDLINQLQHNHALVTLVAENLSAYMETMRQFSKEEQAEFDPQTVRPGSRYSHVQEVQERLNFLRFLLKDGQLWLCAPQAKQIWKCLAENAVFLCDREACFKWYSKLMGDEPDLDPDINKDFFENNVLQLDPSLLTENGMKCFERFFKAVNCREGKLVAKRRAYMMDDLELIGLDYLWRVVIQGSDDIASRAIDLLKEIYTNLGPKLQVNQVEIHEDFIQSCFDRLKASYDTLCVLDGDKDSINCARQEAIRMVRVLTVLKEYINECDSDYHEERTILPMSRAFRGKHITLIVRFPNQGRQVDDLDIWSHTNDTIGSVRRGILNRIKANAAHTKIELFIGGEVVDPADDRKLIGQLNLKDKTLITAKLTQVSANMPSSPDSSSDSSTGSPGNHGNHYSDGPNPEVESCLPGVIMSLHLRYISFLWQVADLGCNLNMPLLRDGARVLMKLMPPDNTTVENLRAVCLDHAKLGENSLSPSLDSRFFGPSPSQVLYLIEVVYALLMPASATLGEDASDFQYNFLKSGGLPLVLSMLTRNNFLPSADMETRRGAYLNALKIAKLLLTAVGFGHVKAVAEACQPNAEGNIPVSPINQATHDQALVLQSALQNIPNPASECMLRNVAIRLAQQISDEVTENNFFQVSKYIPDICVIRAVQKIVWASGCGTVQLVFSSNEEISKIYEKTNAAKEPDGEDEQVCCEALEVMTLCFALMPTALDTLSKEKAWQTFIIDLLLHCHSKSVRQMAQEQFFLMATRCCMGHRPLLFFITLLFTVLGSTAKERAKHAGDYFTLLRHLLNYAYNSNINLPNAEVLLNNEIDWLKRIRDEVKRTGETGVEETILEGHLGVTKELLAFQTPEKKYYIGCEKGGANLIKELIDDFIFPASNVYLQYMKSGEFPTEQAIPVCSTPASINAGFELLVALAVGCVRNLKQIVDTLTDMYYLGCETLTEWEYLPPVGPRPNKGFVGLKNAGATCYMNSVIQQLYMIPPIRNGILAIEGTGTDVDDDMSGDEKQENESNVDPRDEVFSYHHQFDDKPSSKSEDRKEYNIGVLRHLQVIFGHLAASRLQYYVPRGFWKQFRLWGEPVNLREQHDALEFFNSLVDSLDEALKALGHPAMLSKVLGGSFADQKICQGCPHRYECEESFTTLNVDIRNHQNLLDSMEQYVKGDLLEGANAYHCEKCNKKVDTVKRLLIKKLPPVLAIQLKRFDYDWERECAIKFNDYFEFPRELDMEPYTVAGVAKLEGDDVNPENQVIQQNEPSEPTPPGSSKYRLVGVLVHSGQASGGHYYSYIIQRNGGDGEKNRWYKFDDGDVTECKMDDEEEMKNQCFGGEYMGEVFDHMMKRMSYRRQKRWWNAYILFYERMDSLDKDSELVKYISELAISSTKPNQVKMPGVIECSVRKQNVQFMHNRMQYSLEYFQFIKKLLTCNSVYLNPPPGQDHLLPEAEEIAMISAQLAARFLFSTGFHTKKVVRGPASDWYDALCILLRHSKNVRYWFAHNVLFAYPNRFSEYLLECPSAEVRGAFAKLIVFIAHFSLQDGPCPSPTASPGPSAQGCDNLSLSDHLLRAVLNLLRREVSEHGRHLQQYFNLFVMYANLGLAEKTQLLKLNVPATFMLVALDEGPGPPIKYQYAELGKLYTVVSQLVRCCDVSSRMQSSINGNPPLPNPYGDTNLTAPVMPVQQLVAEILFVRTSYVKKIIEDCSNSEETVKLLRFSCWENPQFSSTVLSELLWQVAYSYTYELRPYLDLLLQILLIEDSWQTHRIHNVLKGIPDDRDGLFDTIQRSKNHYQKRAYQCIKCMVALFSNCSVAYQILQSNGDLKRKWTWAVEWLGDELERRPYTGNPQYTYNNWSPPVQSNETSNGYFLERSHSARMTLAKACELCPEELKCTQGSPGKEPDEQEAPDDQDSSPPEDTSLYPHSPGTTQFQQNNHPHGQPYTGPAAQHMNNPQRPGPASAPTPGPTQTPTPTPAPGPTPGPGPGPGPRAQENWESTEEVAPTPTTTPAPTTTTTTTTTTTTSTPAPAPPKE; translated from the exons ATGACGGCCACCACGCGTGGCTCTCCGGTGGGGGGCAATGACAGTCAGGGCCAGGGCCAGGCACCTGATGCTCAGAGCCAACCCCCTCTGCCACAGAACCAG ACATCATCTCCTAACTCATCTAATGAGAACTCTCCAGTGAGCCCACCAGATGAGCAGGCCCAGGGGGACGTGCCCCCTCagctggaagaggaggagcccGCCTTCCCTCACACTGACCTAGCCAAGCTGGATGATATGATCAACAG gcCTCGCTGGGTTGTTCCAGTTTTGCCAAAAGGAGAGTTGGAAGTCCTTTTGGAGGCTGCTATAGACCTGAGTAAAAAAG GACTGGATGTGAAGTGTGAGGCGTGTCAGAGGTTTTTCCGAGATGGTCTAACCATCTCCTTCACAAAGATCCTGACAGATGAGGCTGTCAGCGGCTGGAAGTTTGAGATCCAT aggtGTATCATCAATAACACACACCGGTTGGTGGAGCTGTGTGTGGCCAAGCTCTCTCAGGACTGGTTTCCTCTACTGGAGCTTCTGGCAATGGCCACCAACCCTCACTGCAAGTTCCACATCTACAACGGCACTCGGCCCTCTGAGACTGTCCCCGCCGGAGCGCAGCTGGCCGACGATGAGCTCTTCGCCCGACCACCAGACCCACGCTCCCCTAAG GGCTGGTTGGTGGACTTAATAAACAAATTTGGCACGTTAAACGGGTTTCAAATGTTGCACGATCGCTTCATGAGCGGCCAAGCACTGAACGTCCAGATCATCGCTGCACTTATCAA GCCTTTTGGCCAGTGTTACGAGTTCCTCACATTGCACACAGTAAAGAAGTACTTCCTTCCAGTCATCGAGATGGTTCCACAGTTTCTAGAGAATCTAACAGATGAGGAGCTGAAGAAAGAGGCCAAGAACGAAGCCAAAAACGACGCACTGTCCATGATAATCAAGTCTCTGAAGAATCTGGCTTCTCGTGTACCAGGGCAGGAGGAGACTGTGAAGAATTTAGAGATTTTTAGGTTAAAAATGATTCTTAG GTTATTGCAAATTTCTTCTTTCAACGGCAAAATGAATGCACTAAATGAAGTCAACAAGGTGATCTCCAGTGTGTCTTACTACACTCATCGGCATAAccctgaagaggaggagtggcTGACTGCAGAGCGCATGGCG GAGTGGATCCAGCAGAACCACATCCTGTCGATCGTGCTGAGGGACAGCTTGCATCAGCCGCAGTACGTAGAGAAACTGGAGAAGATCCTTCGCTTCGTTATCAAAGAGAAAGCGCTTACAATGCAGGATTTGGACAACATCTGGGCTGCACAG GCTGGTAAGCATGAGGCCATCGTCAAGAATGTCCACGACCTCCTGGCCAAGCTGGCATGGGACTTCTCCCCTGAGCAGCTTGATCACCTCTTTGACTGCTTCAAG GCAAGCTGGACAAACGCCAGCAAGAAGCAGCGCGAAAAACTGCTGGAGCTCATCCGGCGCTTGGCTGAGGATGATAAGGACGGAGTGATGGCCCACAAGGTCCTCAACCTGCTGTGGAACCTGGCACACAGCGATGATGTGCCCGTGGACATCATGGACCAGGCTCTTAGTGCTCACATTAAGATATTGGATTACAGTTGCTCCCAG GACAGGGACACGCAGAAGATTCAGTGGATAGATCGCTTCATAGAGGAGTTACGAACCAACGACAAATGGGTGATCCCTGCCCTGAAGCAAATCAGAGAAATCTGTAGCCTCTTTGGAGAAGCCCCCCAAAACCTTAG AAAGAAAATGCCAATTAACATACAAACGAGCTTAGAAGG TCAAACCCAGAGAAGTCCCCATGTGTTTTACCGCCATGACCTGATCAACCAGCTGCAGCATAACCACGCTCTGGTCACCCTGGTGGCTGAGAACCTCTCGGCCTACATGGAGACGATGAGGCAGTTctctaaag AGGAACAAGCTGAGTTTGACCCCCAGACGGTCAGGCCAGGAAGCCGCTACAGCCATGTCCAGGAAGTACAGGAGAGGCTCAACTTCCTAAG GTTCCTCCTGAAAGATGGCCAGCTGTGGTTGTGTGCCCCTCAGGCCAAGCAGATCTGGAAGTGTCTGGCTGAGAATGCAGTGTTTCTATGTGACCGCGAGGCCTGCTTCAAATG GTACTCAAAGCTGATGGGAGATGAGCCTGACCTGGATCCAGACATCAATAAGGACTTCTTTGAGAACAACGTCCTGCAGTTGGACCCGTCTCTGCTCACAGAGAATGGCATGAAGTGCTTCGAGAGGTTCTTCAAGGCTGTCAACTGCAGGGAGGGCAAGCTGGTAGCAAAGCGCAGAGCCTACATGATGGATGACCTGGAACTAATAGGCTTGGACTACCTCTGGAGG gttGTTATTCAAGGTAGCGATGACATTGCCAGTCGAGCCATAGACCTGCTGAAAGAGATCTACACCAACCTCGGACCAAAACTACAAGTCAACCAG GTTGAAATCCATGAAGATTTCATCCAGTCGTGTTTTGACCGTCTGAAGGCTTCGTAtgacactctgtgtgtgttggacGGAGACAAAGACAGCATCAACTGTGCCCGTCAGGAGGCTATCCGCATGGTGCGAGTTCTCACTGTGCTCAAGGAGTACATCAACGAGTGTGACAGTGACTACCATGAGGAGAGGACTATACTCCCTATGTCAAG AGCTTTTCGTGGGAAGCACATCACATTGATCGTCCGCTTCCCAAACCAGGGGCGCCAAGTGGATGACTTGGATATTTGGTCACACACCAATGACACAATAGGCTCAGTTCGGCGTGGCATCCTGAACAGGATCAAAGCTAATGCTGCGCACACAAAGATAGAGCTTTTTATCGGCGGGGAGGTGGTGGATCCCGCTGACGACAGGAAGCTGATTGGGCAGCTCAATTTGAAGGACAAAACG CTGATCACGGCCAAGCTGACCCAGGTGAGTGCCAACATGCCCTCCAGCCCAGACAGCTCGTCTGACTCATCCACCGGCTCTCCTGGTAACCACGGCAACCACTACAGCGATGGGCCCAACCCTGAGGTGGAGAGCTGTCTTCCTGGTGTG ATTATGTCGCTGCATCTGCGCTACATCTCCTTCCTGTGGCAGGTGGCAGATCTGGGTTGTAACCTCAACATGCCACTACTCAGAGATGGAGCTCGAGTTCTCATGAAGCTCATGCCCCCAG ATAACACTACAGTGGAGAACCTGCGAGCGGTGTGTCTGGACCACGCTAAGCTTGGGGAGAACAGCCTCAGCCCTTCCTTGGACTCGCGCTTCTTTGGCCCCTCACCCTCACAAGTGCTCTACCTCATTGAG GTTGTTTATGCTCTGCTGATGCCAGCCAGTGCCACTCTGGGCGAGGACGCCAGTGACTTCCAGTACAACTTCTTAAAGAGTGGCGGACTGCCCCTGGTGTTGAGCATGCTCACCAGAAACAACTTCCTCCCATCAGCTGACATGGAGACACGGCGTGGAGCATACCTCAACGCTCTGAAGATCGCTAAGCTCCTCCTCACTGCTGTAGGCTTTGGGCATGTGAAAGCTGTGGCTGAGGCCTGCCAGCCCAACGCTGAGGGGAATATTCCTGTCTCACCG ATAAATCAGGCCACTCATGACCAGGCTCTGGTCCTCCAGAGTGCCCTGCAAAACATCCCCAACCCTGCCTCCGAGTGCATGCTGCGCAATGTAGCTATCCGCCTAGCCCAGCAGATTTCCGATGAGGTAACAGAAAAT AATTTCTTCCAGGTATCGAAGTACATCCCAGACATTTGTGTGATCAGAGCGGTGCAGAAAATAGTGTGGGCATCCGGCTGTGGCACAGTACAGCTCGTCTTTAGTTCAAATGAAGAAATCAGCAAGATATATGAAAAG ACGAACGCAGCTAAGGAGCCAGATGGGGAAGATGAGCAGGTGTGCTGTGAGGCCCTGGAAGTGATGACGCTGTGTTTCGCCCTCATGCCCACGGCTCTGGATACGCTAAGTAAAGAGAAGGCCTGGCAGACCTTCATCATAGACCTGCTGCTACACTGCCACAGCAA ATCTGTGCGTCAAATGGCCCAGGAGCAGTTCTTCCTCATGGCAACTAGGTGCTGTATGGGTCATAgacccctcctcttctttatcACCCTGCTCTTCACCGTGCTGGGG AGCACAGCCAAGGAGCGAGCCAAACATGCTGGAGACTACTTCACTTTACTCCGACACCTTCTGAACTATGCTTACAACAGCAACATCAACCTGCCAAATGCTGAGGTGCTGCTCAACAACGAGATCGACTGGCTCAAACGGATAAGG GATGAAGTCAAGAGGACGGGGGAGACTGGTGTGGAGGAGACCATCCTGGAGGGCCATCTCGGAGTCACCAAAGAGCTTCTAGCTTTCCAGACACCAGAGAAGAAGTATTACATCGGCTGTGAGAAGGGAGGCGCAAACCTCATCAAG GAGCTGATCGACGACTTCATCTTCCCTGCATCTAATGTGTACCTGCAGTACATGAAGAGTGGGGAGTTCCCCACAGAGCAGGCCATCCCGGTGTGCAGCACTCCCGCTTCCATCAACGCTGGCTTTGAGCTCCTGGTGGCTCTGGCTGTCGGCTGTGTCCGCAACCTCAAGCAAATAGTTGACACCCTAACTGACATGTACTATTTAG GTTGTGAGACACTGACGGAGTGGGAGTACTTGCCTCCGGTGGGGCCGCGGCCAAATAAAGGATTTGTGGGTTTAAAGAACGCAGGGGCCACCTGTTATATGAACTCTGTCATTCAGCAGCTGTACATGATCCCTCCAATCCGCAACGGCATCCTAGCCATCGAGGGCACAGGCACAGACGTGGATGATGACATGTCAGGGGATGAGAAGCAGGAGAACGAG AGTAACGTGGATCCCCGGGACGAAGTGTTCAGCTACCACCATCAATTTGATGACAAACCCTCCAGTAAGTCAGAGGACAGGAAAGAGTACAACATCGGGGTACTGCGTCACCTTCAGGTCATTTTTGGTCATCTGGCTGCGTCCAGGCTGCAGTACTACGTCCCAAGAGGATTCTGGAAACAGTTCAG GTTATGGGGAGAGCCAGTGAACTTGAGAGAGCAACATGACGCTCTGGAGTTTTTCAACTCTTTGGTGGACAGTCTGGACGAAGCTCTGAAAGCCTTAGGCCACCCCGCCATGCTCAGCAAGGTGCTGGGAGGGTCCTTCGCAGATCAAAAGATCTGTCAGGGATGCCCCCACAG GTATGAGTGTGAGGAGTCATTCACAACACTCAATGTAGATATCAGAAACCACCAGAACCTGTTGGACTCAATGGAGCAGTACGTTAAAGGAGATCTGCTTGAGGGAGCCAACGCCTACCACTGTGAGAAGTGTAATAAAAAG GTGGACACAGTAAAGCGCCTGCTGATTAAGAAGCTCCCCCCTGTCCTGGCCATCCAGCTGAAGCGCTTCGACTAcgactgggagagagagtgtgccATCAAGTTCAACGACTACTTTGAGTTCCCCAGGGAGCTCGACATGGAGCCGTACACGGTAGCCGGCGTGGCCAAGCTGGAGGGCGATGACGTCAACCCGGAGAACCAGGTGATCCAGCAGAATGAGCCCTCTGAGCCCACACCTCCAGGGAGCTCCAAGTACCGTCTGGTGGGAGTGCTGGTCCACTCAGGCCAGGCCAGCGGCGGACACTACTATTCCTACATAATCCAGAGGAACGGCGGTGACGGTGAAAAGAACCGCTGGTATAAGTTTGACGATGGTGACGTGACTGAGTGCAAGATGGACgatgaggaggagatgaagaaccAGTGCTTTGGAGGGGAATACATGGGTGAGGTGTTCGATCACATGATGAAAAGGATGTCGTACAGGAGGCAGAAGCGCTGGTGGAACGCCTACATCCTTTTCTATGAGCGCATGGACTCACTGGACAAGGACAGCGAGCTTGTCAAATACATCTCAGAGTTGGCCATCTCCTCCACCAAGCCTAATCAGGTCAAGATGCCTGGTGTCATCGAGTGCAGCGTCCGCAAGCAGAACGTCCAATTCATGCACAACAGAATGCAATACAGCCTGGAATATTTCCAGTTCATTAAGAAACTTCTGACCTGTAACAGTGTCTATTTAAACCCTCCTCCAG GACAAGACCATCTTCTGCCCGAGGCAGAGGAGATTGCTATGATAAGTGCTCAGCTGGCTGCTAGGTTCCTCTTCAGCACAGGTTTTCACACCAAGAAAGTAGTACGGGGTCCTGCCAGTGACTG GTATGACGccctctgcatcctgctgagacacagTAAGAATGTACGCTATTGGTTTGCACACAACGTTCTGTTCGCCTACCCCAACCGCTTCTCGGAGTACCTGCTCGAGTGCCCGAGCGCTGAGGTCCGTGGCGCGTTTGCCAAGCTCATTGTCTTCATCGCTCATTTCTCCCTGCAAGACGGCCCCTGCCCCTCCCCCACTGCCTCACCCGGACCCTCTGCTCAG GGCTGTGACAACCTCAGTCTTAGCGACCACCTGTTGAGAGCTGTACTCAACCTGCTCAGAAGAGAGGTCTCTGAACATGGCCGTCACCTGCAGCAGTACTTCAACCTCTTTGTCATGTATGCCAACCTTG GCCTGGCAGAGAAGACGCAGCTGCTGAAGCTGAACGTCCCCGCCACCTTCATGTTGGTCGCTCTGGATGAAGGTCCCGGCCCTCCTATTAAGTACCAGTACGCTGAGCTGGGCAAGCTTTACACTGTGGTCTCCCAGCTGGTCCGATGCTGTGACGTCTCTTCACGCATGCAGTCCTCCATCAATG GTAATCCTCCTCTCCCTAACCCGTACGGAGACACAAACCTGACAGCCCCAGTGATGCCTGTGCAGCAGCTGGTGGCAGAGATCCTGTTTGTGAGGACCAGCTACGTGAAGAAGATCATCGAAGActgcagcaactcagaggagaCAGTGAAGCTGCTTCGCTTCAGCTGCTGGGAGAACCCTCAGTTCTCCTCCACTGTGCTCAGCGAGCTGCTCTGGCAG GTGGCGTACTCCTATACATATGAGCTGAGGCCTTACCTGGACTTGCTGCTACAGATCCTGCTCATAGAGGACTCCTGGCAGACACACAG gaTCCACAATGTGCTGAAGGGCATTCCCGACGACAGGGACGGGCTTTTCGACACGATTCAGCGCTCAAAGAACCACTACCAGAAACGAGCCTACCAGTGCATCAAGTGCATGGTGGCACTCTTTAGCAACTGTTCTGTGGCTTACCAGATCCTACAG AGTAATGGTGACTTGAAACGAAAATGGACGTGGGCAGTGGAGTGGTTAGGAGACGAGCTGGAGAGGAGACCATACACAGGGAACCCCCAGTACACCTACAACAACTGGTCTCCTCCCGTTCAGAGCAATGAAACCTCCAATGGGTATTTCCTGGAGCGCTCCCACAGTGCGCGTATGACACTGGCCAAAGCCTGCGAGCTTTGTCCTGAAGAG CTCAAGTGTACTCAGGGAAGCCCAGGGAAG GAACCAGATGAACAGGAAGCACCTGATGATCAAGACTCCTCCCCACCTGAGGACACATCTCTGTACCCTCATTCTCCTGGAACCACCCAGTTTCAGCAG AACAACCACCCTCACGGGCAGCCGTACACCGGGCCTGCTGCTCAGCACATGAACAACCCCCAGCGTCCTGGTCCTGCCTCCGCCCCGACTCCAGGCCCCACCCAGACCCCGACCCCGACCCCAGCCCCTGGTCCCACACCTGGCCCTGGCCCTGGCCCAGGTCCGCGAGCACAAGAGAACTGGGAGAGCACCGAGGAGGTCGCCCccacccccaccaccaccccagcccccaccaccaccaccaccaccaccaccaccaccaccacctctacCCCGGCGCCCGCCCCACCTAAGGAGTAA